The following nucleotide sequence is from Primulina tabacum isolate GXHZ01 chromosome 2, ASM2559414v2, whole genome shotgun sequence.
aaaaagtttatttattaacaaataaaacctaacggagggggactagaccaagacctccggaaaggctatatcacaatcataacataagaacagaaataaagacatactacaacagggcaacctgaaataaagcacaacaaaatacaaacaaactagcgagtgccccggaatacatcacacaaaatagaacaaaatggtgagcaaggagaactctgcagtgaacgcccaccacaTACCGCCAAAAATGCGGAAAACGAAATCAGCCTGGATCAAGAGGTCGCCCATAGGGCAAACTCGCCTGAGCCGCCTTCTGCCTATAATAACGCCGCTGCTAAGATCGCGTACGGCCCGGAAGTGGTAGAGATAAACATCCTTCACTCACTGAACCCATCTCAAACTCTGGCAGAGCAGTAGAAACAGGAGTATCACCCACAGGATCCGGAACAGCAGGGGCAATCTCAACAACCGGAACAGTAACAACCACAGGTGCAGTAACAACTGCTCCAGAAGTAGATGCCACCTCAACCATATCCGTGGCCTGAGACGAGATAATCGGATCCAAATCATCGTGAGACGGACTACTCACCGCAGCATTCTGCTCTGCCGCAAGCTTACTAAGAAGGGACTTAAACCTCTGGGGACGGGGTTTAACGGTACCCGAAGTCTCACCAGGACCTGAAGCAGTGGGTAAATCTTGCAGTATCTCATAGTAATTCTTCGTCGAAATGGGCCGAGCCGGATCTTTCCTCACAACAGGTCGGCGTCGGGGACGCTTGGAAACATGTCCTATAAAATCAGTATCACCGGACTGTGGCGGATCAGACGCAACACCCTAAAGCTGCTCGGAAGGAGCCGGAAGCGGGGAATCCGATGCAACACCCTTACCATGAGGTCGGGTCCGGCGCGGGCGAGAAGACTTTCCATTACGAgagcaaaaatcaagtgaatggcccaacaactggcaatgtgaacaataatggggaacttgctcatagaccacctccacaacctgactatgatcaccccaacccacccagatacgctccggacgagcctgaagaacatcaatctcaacacaaactctagcaaaagatcctctagtcccatcagcggtaatctcatcaatcttaactggattacctaaaatcttagcaataggaaacaagctctgtttagcataaagatgcaatggcaaatcaataaatctgacccaaacaggagcaataggagaatccgcctcaaacttgaattcgggagtccatttcgagaaacgaatcactacagaccgaatcgaaacaagaggctgagtccaaaacctcaaataatcctcctcagtggaaagggtgagaaccatatacccacgaggaagaaaacgaacagtaTGAGAACCCAACAAACCAATACAAGAGAAAGCAGATAATATATCAGAATTGGGAGTCAAACCCCGATTCCCAGTGATACGCCCTACCGGAGCAAACTTAAAAGAAGCAGAGAGggacgaaataacctgatccgggaacaaAATTCCGGGAATCCCATCTCGAACAATCGGAGCGGGCACCTCATCCATCGATGCAGCAACATCAGCAAAACTCTGAGCCTGCGACGGTGGAGAGGAACGACGCAAAACATCCCCGAAAGACACCGCAGGAGGGACAGAGCGAGGAGAAACAACTGCCGGAGCAACGGGATTAGGAGAAGGCAATTGACTTACTGCCGAGTCAACCCGCATGGGTTGAATGGGTGACTCGACCGAGTCAACCCGGAACGGTACCACCGGAGGACCACCGTCGGCCGGCGATGATGGGAGGAGCATAGAACCGGTGAGAGAACTTGAAGAATCGGCCAAAACAGGAGATAATTTGACGGAAATCTTTGGTTGACTCGGCCGCAACTCGgcaaattgggcgtttccgaccgACGGCTGTGAACCTGCAATTGACGGTggggaaatattacccaagaccGGACGAACATAACCGGAAGAGGAATTTCCCAAAGGAGCTCGGACGCCGGCGTAATTGACAGAAGAAGCATGCGCGACGAGGGTTACAGGCGGTGCCGGACTAGATCTAAAATTCCCGATGAATGTGAACGATTCGGGCAACGGGCCATGGACAAACTTATTCGTCTGAGGACGGGCATTCCAGATCGGGGCTTGGATCGGAGAAAGAACGCCGGAACTAACCAGAATCGAGCAAAACGCGGACGGCTCCTGCGTGAACAGTGCAGGCGGAACTTTCGTGGTGAAATCGGGCgggcaaatcaactctgaatgacttgaaattttcacagtAGCCTCGCCTTGACGAGACAAATCCAACGGTACCTCATTTGTAAAAAACTGAGTTGAAATCGCCGGAGATGAGATTTTGGCCGGAATTTGCAGATTTTCGGATGAGCTTTTGGTCGGGCAATCGGACTCCGTTTGCTTTGAAAGTTTGACAGCAGCATCGCCTCGTCGTGGCGGTTCAGATGGTCCGGTGAACCGGCCGAGAACCGGCTCCGGCATGTGAGGCGgaaatttggagattttttggctttttatttcactattcactttgagagaaaatgttttgggggcgaatggtttgggtttagggtttagggtttagggtttagggtttttttttttttccggaaaacaccgccggatgcgggggggttaggcagacccttACCTGTATATACCCACAAAATAAACAGTAACAAAATACAGAATACAGAAAAAAAACCTAAAAGATGAGGTGGATAAAACCATAACCtcctcaaaaaggctaaagcagtagaaacataaatACAAAGCAACCTAGGGAAGGAATTACAAAAGCAAAACGAACCCTAGAAGACTACCAAATAAGCGGCAACAACTAATCAAAAACGAGAAGCGCTATGAACCACATGCTGAGGAAGACAAAATGATAACGGCGAGATGATCGCAGAGTCCATGCAAAAGCTCTCATCCCGGAGCTATCATCCTGGAGAGTCCAATCTgtcaatataaatataatctGGTAGCTGTCAACTGTACCAAACCCACTAGTCAAAAGAAAATCTGGCCAGGAAGCCACTATACAATGGCGATCACAGAGTAATATATAGATCGCAATCCCGCCAGAACAAAGATATCTAGCATCTGAATCAAAAGAGCAGAGATCTCGATCCCATGAAGTAGGAGTCTGACGAACATGTCATAAAAAGCAGAGGATCCTTTAGAAAGCACCCCATGAATCCACCATGACATCCAGCAAACACCTCTACAATAACTGATACGGCGGCCAAGGAGAACCAGCAGTAAACGCCCTCCAGGAACCATGAATGTGCCAAAGGAAAGCACCAACAGAAATAGGGCAGAAACCCACTCAGAACAAACAAGAATACACACATCATGTGCAAGTGTCTGGACCCACTTGCACAGACCATACGGAAGtgaaaaacaacctccaagtacactaacctgcaataaaatatatatatatatatatatatatatgtatatagatataaatagatatagagCCAGAGACCATAAAGAAAGAGatccaaaaaagaagaaggggctgcaaatggctaagaggatctgtttctgaggtatggaagcccagaatgatcagatctagcaagggtggagatgtctggaggtagggaaggacctaactctaaggtatacTGCCTAAAAGTatgagccctcgccgccaagGCATCCGCCACAGAATTCCCTTCCCGGTAAATATGCGATAAATGAACATATCGCCCCCTCATCAACAAAAGAATCCGTGTAACAAAATGTTCAAGATCCCAGCAGCACCGACGAGAAGGAAGTAAAAGAATGGAAATCCAAGAGTCAgtctcaatccaaagagggaagagatgaagatcagaagaaatgagaagacccctccaaatagcccataattctgcccggacattggtcccaactccaatgaactcactgaaagAAACCACCACATGCCCAGAAGAGTCACGAACAACACCACCAACAGTAGAGGCCCCAGGACTacctctcgaactcccatctaCATTCAATTTAAAACACCCGAACGGCGGCCGCAACCAACGAACAATCGTCAGTTTACGAGCCCTACGCAACTGAACAAAAATCCCCATAGCCCTCGCAGCCTGCAAAACACCCCGCCAGTGCATGGGCTTAACAGTAGACGCAGCGTGAGCGAGGCGCaaataagacaaaatctgagaTTTAACAGTCTCCGCGGAAATGTGCAAATGACGGTGTTTCGCATCGTTAcgagccgtccagagaaaccatAAAACAATGAAAGGCAAAAACTCCTTCACGTGGCCCCTAGGAGTCCATCCCGGATGCCTCTTCCAAGCACTGAGGAAGAGTCTGAAATCACTGGTAAGGGGAATACGGACATGAAAAACAGCCCCAAAGTAATGCCATACAGACCTGGCAAGAGGGCTATCAATGAAAATGTGCGTGAATGTCTCAGGcatctcacaacactgacatttaGACGCCAGCTCGAAACCACGACGCTGGAGCACATCGTCAACTGGAAGccattgatgccaaaacctcCAGAGGAAGAAAGACATAGTAGGCCTCAGCCAACTGCCCCAGCAAGGAGTGAAGATATCAGAAACTTGGTCTCTCAAGCGGACAAGCTCCCATGCGGATTTCAGCGAAAAAACACCGTCAGAACTATGCACCCAAATAGCCGAATCGTGCTCCCCCGATGCAATAGGGATCAGAGTAATAGTCTCAGCAACAGAGGGTGGGACAACTGAGCAGAGGAGGTCAAAATCCCAAGCCCCATCTGAAAGAAAGTGAGAAACACGGACACCCCGATCCCCCCTAAGCAGGACCTGACTAGACAAGGGAACATCCCCACACCAGATGTCACCCCAAAAAGCAACATCTCCCACCCCAATTCTCCATCGAATGCCAGATTCAGCACGAGCCCTAATCTTAAGCAAACgacgccaagtgggagaaatgaatCCAGCAGATGAAACATAAGCTGGATGCACCAACTGGCAGTATTTTCTCATCATGAATTTGGCCCATAGGGATGAACCTTGACGAAAACGAAACCATAATTTaatggagaagctatccacaATATCTTTGAGCCTGCGAAATCCAAGACCCCCTTCAGAGACAGGAAGACATGCACGAGACCACCtcgcccaatgccatttcttatCCAAGGATCTGGATCCCCACAGGAAACCATTGAAAACATTCTCAAGCCTCTCCATAACTGCCAGAGGTGGCTGGACTACCTGGAACATGTAAATGGGAACCGAAAGGAGGACACTCCTAAGGAGAGTCATACGGCTCCCCGGGGAAAGAGTTTTAAGCTCCCAACCCTCCAACTTCTTACTCACCATCTGCACAAGGGGATCAAAAAGAGAGCAAACTCTATTCCCACGAAACAAAGGAACTCCGAGGTATTTGATAGGAAAACAACCCTCCCCAAACCCAGTGATACGAAGGAGACGGGAACGGGTACGACCAGaacacctcggaggcaaaataaTGACACTCTTAACTGCATTCACCAACTGCCCCGAGCAGTTTTCATAGTGATGCAAAAAATCCATGAGACTGTTCATCTCACGAgtcccaccattggcaaaaataatgatatcatcagcataggccaggTGGGAAAGAAGGAGATCACAACCAGATCGGTACCTAATCGCAGGATACTGACGATAAAGACGATCAAGACCACGCGAAAGGTACTctgcccccaaaatgaaaagaagtggGGACAAAGGGTCGCCCTGCCGGAGACCCCTAGTGGATCCAAAGAATCCAGTGAGTGAACCATTAATATTAACTGAAAATTGGCAATGAGAAATGCAGGCAGATATCATCGACACTACCTACTCTGAAAAGCCATAATGCCTCAAGACATCCAACAGAAAAGACCATTGGACCCTATCATAAGCTTTAGCCATATCcagtttcaaaataacattgccaccacgggtggggagagaaagactatgagtgagctctTGAGCAAGGAGGATATTATCCGAAATCACCCGCCCTGGAACAAAGCCACTCTGATTCCACGAAACCAGCCTCTCCGCCACCTCCTTTAGCCGAGAATATAAAAGTTTGGAAATTATCTTATTAGTCACATTACACAAGCTGATAGGACGAAAGTCCGACCAAGCCTGAGCACCCATGACTTTGGGAATCAATGTgatcgtggtggcagtaaatCCCTGTGGCAAGGAACTACCCCGAAAGAAATCCAGGACCgcatcaaaaacatcctgatggacaatctcccagcaatgctgaaagaaggccGAAGAGAATCCATCAGGCCCCGCCACACTATCACGATgaatggagaaaacagtcgccCGCACCTCCTCCAAAGAAGGAGGGGCAGCAATATTTGCGTTCTCCAAATCCGAGATCACCAAGGGGAAATCAGAAAAATCTGGGCAAGAAAGCACAAAAGGATCCCCAGTAAGCAGGTTTTGAAAAAAGGCGGCCCCAGACTGCTGAATAAGCTCAGGGGAAGTAATGCAAGAGCCATTATCCCAAATACGAAAGATTTTATTAGCCACCCTTTTTTTCTTGACCATATTGtggaagagtttggtgttcatctcaccatcctctaaccaCCTACAAGCGGCTTTTTGccgccaaaaatccgcctccatggcggtaacCCTAGCAAGATCTGCATTGCAATTGGACAAAATAGTCCAATGCAAATCCGAAGGAGCAGCCTCGCAATCTGCCTCAGCAATCCGGACATCCTGCTCCGCCTCAGCAAGTTTGGCAAAAAGATCACCAAAAACACTCTTATTCCACCACTTCAGATGGCTTTTGAGGCGCTTCAATTTCACAAAAAGACGGTGCATACCGTTCAAATGACACGGtaaattccaattaagcctcaccatctgcaaaaaaccatggtgcctgAGCCACATGCTCTGAAAGCGAAAAGAACTCGGCCCACTAGCAAAGACCGGGACTGACACAAAAAGAGGACAATGGTCAGAGACCGTACGAATGAGGTGCTCCACACGAATAGAATGAAAATGgtcaccccaatcaacagacACAAAAACCCGATCAagacgcttccaaatggtcttgttCGTCcacgtgaacgaagacccctcaaaaccagcatctactaacccagaatccaaaataaagtgattaaaTTCTTCCATGGGAAGCAACCGCCCACCAGAAAAACCCAAACACTCCGACGAATTTCTGACTACATTAAAGTCGCCACCAACAAGCCAAGGACCCTGAGCAGGCTTAACCTGAAGCAAAGAATTCCAAAGCTGTCTGCGCTCAATGTAGTCACACTTAGCATAAACAAAGGAACAAAAGACAGTGGTCGGCAAAAAATTAGCAGAAACCCGGAAGTGAAGGAATTGAGTGTGATCAAAAAGACACTCAACCATGACATCCTCAGCAAAGAAAACCCAGATATGACCCGAGGAGTTCGATATAACTCGAGAAAAACCAAAACGACGAGTCATAAAACGAACatccagatcaatcatgggTTCCAAAATAGCCAAGATCTTGACTCTCTTATCTTTAACGTGGGCATGTAGCCTTTGTTGAGACTCCGAGCTCCGGAGCCCCCTGACATtccatatgagaaaattcatggagAATGGGCACCAGAACCGCCCTGTCGCTTTTTACGCGACCTATGAAAAGCATTCTCCTTCCTTTTCTTAATATCCCCCATATCAGCATCCAAAATACGACCTTCAGACCTACAGCCATCACCCGACTCAGA
It contains:
- the LOC142537558 gene encoding uncharacterized protein LOC142537558, translated to MNFLIWNVRGLRSSESQQRLHAHVKDKRVKILAILEPMIDLDVRFMTRRFGFSRVISNSSGHIWVFFAEDVMVECLFDHTQFLHFRVSANFLPTTVFCSFVYAKCDYIERRQLWNSLLQVKPAQGPWLVGGDFNGSSFTWTNKTIWKRLDRVFVSVDWGDHFHSIRVEHLIRTVSDHCPLFVSVPVFASGPSSFRFQSMWLRHHGFLQMVRLNWNLPCHLNGMHRLFVKLKRLKSHLKWWNKSVFGDLFAKLAEAEQDVRIAEADCEAAPSDLHWTILSNCNADLARVTAMEADFWRQKAACRWLEDGEMNTKLFHNMVKKKRVANKIFRIWDNGSCITSPELIQQSGAAFFQNLLTGDPFVLSCPDFSDFPLVISDLENANIAAPPSLEEDVFDAVLDFFRGSSLPQGFTATTITLIPKVMGAQAWSDFRPISLCNVTNKIISKLLYSRLKEVAERLVSWNQSGFVPGRGPMVFSVGCLEALWLFRVVNINGSLTGFFGSTRGLRQGDPLSPLLFILGAEYLSRGLDRLYRQYPAIRYRSGCDLLLSHLAYADDIIIFANGGTREMNSLMDFLHHYENCSGQLVNAVKSVIILPPRCSGRTRSRLLRITGFGEGCFPIKYLGVPLFRGNRVCSLFDPLVQMVSKKLEGWELKTLSPGSRMTLLRSVLLSVPIYMFQVVQPPLAVMERLENVFNGFLWGSRSLDKKWHWARWSRACLPVSEGGLGFRRLKDIVDSFSIKLWFRFRQGSSLWAKFMMRKYCQLVHPAYVSSAGFISPTWRRLLKIRARAESGIRWRIGVGDVAFWGDIWCGDVPLSSQVLLRGDRGVRVSHFLSDGAWDFDLLCSVVPPSVAETITLIPIASGEHDSAIWVHSSDGVFSLKSAWELVRLRDQVSDIFTPCWGSWLRPTMSFFLWRFWHQWLPVDDVLQRRGFELASKCQCCEMPETFTHIFIDSPLARSVWHYFGAVFHVRIPLTSDFRLFLSAWKRHPGWTPRGHVKEFLPFIVLWFLWTARNDAKHRHLHISAETVKSQILSYLRLAHAASTVKPMHWRGVLQAARAMGIFVQLRRARKLTIVRWLRPPFGCFKLNVDGSSRGSPGASTVGGVVRDSSGHVTLAHDVCILVCSEWVSALFLLVLSFGTFMVPGGRLLLTPTSWDRDLCSFDSDARYLCSGGIAIYILLCDRHCIVASWPDFLLTSGFGTVDSYQIIFILTDWTLQDDSSGMRAFAWTLRSSRRYHFVFLSMWFIALLVFD